A single window of Dermacentor albipictus isolate Rhodes 1998 colony chromosome 1, USDA_Dalb.pri_finalv2, whole genome shotgun sequence DNA harbors:
- the LOC135913041 gene encoding leukocyte elastase inhibitor A-like has product MQSSRLPHAAIFALLGSCIVFRCLAAPANGQPNNLVDGGAPGPADVVPEGVAKASNDFGLALYRAYANASATGNLFFSPWSLSRVLAMVLLGARNETAAELSRALAVDSFEDPGAALAAQREIARHLLSSSSELASTSIALTRAGDPVSPEYRANLDEYLDDGGVMEVDFSRSEDLLSRVNGEVSRLTGGRIKDALRRSPDPLSKLLLLNAVHFRGVWAKAFNPNDSYDGIFRGVTRNSPVRMMSGKGKFPLAYEGDAYVLELPYTGESSLVLALPRRRNQKDLRDIEARLEQILVLAKPELRSIEVELPKLTVRSSLDLKEPLKKLGVKALFSEHHADLSGMQAEGGLYVEDVHHGAALEIDEKGTVASASTVAIIVSRIGTPRFAADRPFVFAIKHRPTGLLLFVGRVTDL; this is encoded by the exons ATGCAGTCTTCTAGGCTGCCCCACGCAGCGATTTTCGCCCTCCTCGGCTCGTGCATCGTCTTCCGTTGCCTCGCCGCTCCTGCCAATGGCCAGCCCAACAACCTCGTCGACGGCGGAGCTCCGGGCCCTGCCGACGTCGTGCCCGAAGGCGTGGCGAAGGCCAGCAACGACTTCGGCTTGGCCCTGTACCGGGCGTACGCGAACGCCAGCGCGACGGGGAACCTCTTCTTCTCCCCGTGGAGTCTGAGTCGCGTGCTCGCCATGGTCCTGCTGGGAGCCCGCAACGAGACGGCGGCCGAGCTGTCTCGCGCACTGGCCGTGGATAGCTTCGAGGACCCGGGGGCGGCGCTCGCCGCTCAGCGCGAGATCGCCAGGCACCTGCTGAGCAGTTCGAGTGAGCTGGCCTCGACCAGCATCGCGCTCACGAGGGCGGGAGACCCCGTGTCGCCGGAGTACCGGGCCAACCTGGACGAGTACCTGGATGATGGCGGCGTCATGGAGGTGGATTTCTCGCGCTCGGAGGACCTGCTCAGCCGAGTCAACGGCGAAGTCTCTCGGCTTACGGGAGGTCGCATTAAGGACGCCCTGCGAAG GTCCCCGGACCctctcagcaagcttcttctgcTGAACGCCGTCCACTTTCGCGGCGTCTGGGCGAAGGCGTTCAACCCGAACGACTCGTACGACGGCATCTTCCGCGGCGTCACGCGCAACTCTCCCGTGCGCATGATGAGCGGCAAGGGCAAGTTCCCGCTGGCGTACGAGGGCGACGCGTACGTTCTCGAGCTGCCCTACACGGGCGAGAGCAGCCTCGTGCTCGCCCTGCCGAGGCGCCGCAACCAGAAGGACCTGAGAGACATCGAGGCCCGGCTCGAGCAGATCCTCGTTTTGGCCAAGCCCGAGCTACGCTCCATCGAGGTCGAGCTGCCCAAGCTGACGGTGCGCAGCAGCCTGGACCTCAAGGAGCCGCTCAAGAAGCTGGGCGTCAAGGCGCTCTTCTCGGAGCACCACGCCGACCTGAGCGGCATGCAGGCGGAGGGAGGCCTGTACGTCGAGGACGTGCACCACGGCGCGGCGCTCGAGATCGACGAGAAGGGCACGGTGGCCAGCGCCTCGACGGTGGCCATCATCGTGAGCCGCATCGGCACGCCGCGCTTCGCGGCCGACCGGCCCTTCGTGTTCGCCATCAAGCACAGGCCGACGGGTCTGCTGCTGTTCGTCGGCCGTGTCACCGACCTGTGA